From Nicotiana tabacum cultivar K326 chromosome 22, ASM71507v2, whole genome shotgun sequence, one genomic window encodes:
- the LOC107775078 gene encoding protein LIGHT-DEPENDENT SHORT HYPOCOTYLS 5: MDSTSRVGASNPNNNGGGGGGGGGEGPSSATASGRITESEGGSAAPAAPPSRYESQKRRDWNTFLQYLRNHKPPLTLARCSGAHVIEFLKYLDQFGKTKVHVTGCPYFGHPNPPAPCACPLKQAWGSLDALIGRLRAAYEENGGKPESNPFGAKAVRIYLREVRESQAKARGIPYEKKKRKRPSSSSVTAGSSASRGGVIAVEGGGSGGGDGGGNAGDSSGGGAAIGPLPTATNPTE; the protein is encoded by the exons ATGGATTCTACATCCAGGGTTGGAGCATCCAACCCGAACAATaacggaggaggaggaggaggaggaggaggagagggTCCATCATCAGCAACTGCCAGTGGTCGGATCACTGAGAGTGAAG GAGGATCTGCGGCTCCTGCAGCACCACCGAGCCGGTACGAGTCACAAAAGCGTCGAGATTGGAACACTTTCTTACAGTACTTAAGGAACCACAAACCACCGTTAACCCTAGCCCGCTGCAGCGGAGCTCACGTGATCGAGTTCCTAAAATACCTCGATCAGTTCGGGAAGACGAAAGTGCACGTGACCGGGTGCCCTTATTTCGGGCACCCGAATCCACCAGCACCATGTGCTTGTCCGTTGAAACAGGCTTGGGGTAGCCTTGACGCACTAATTGGTAGGCTAAGAGCTGCTTATGAAGAAAATGGAGGAAAGCCTGAATCAAATCCTTTTGGTGCTAAAGCTGTTAGAATATATTTAAGGGAAGTTAGAGAAAGTCAAGCTAAAGCTAGAGGAATACCTTATGAAAAGAAGAAACGGAAAAGGCCAAGTTCCAGTTCGGTCACGGCTGGCAGCAGCGCTAGCCGCGGCGGTGTTATTGCAGTAGAAGGCGGTGGTAGTGGTGGCGGAGATGGTGGAGGTAATGCTGGTGATAGCAGTGGTGGCGGTGCTGCTATTGGTCCGCTACCTACTGCTACTAATCCAACAGAATAG